From Pseudobacteriovorax antillogorgiicola:
CTCTCAGAAGGACACCCTGAGTATCTAAAATGGGTTCTGAACCAATCCTCTGGCCAAAAATGAGCGGGCCGTGAAGTAACTGTGATCGTGCAGAAGGTAAGCTGGGCCCCTTCAGGGAGGCTAGAGGAGTGCCTTATAGTCCTTGGCAGCTCGTTTCATGGCCATGGGGTTTTTGCTATTGTAGATGCCTCGCAGATAGCCTTCTCGATCGAAAAGGTATAGGTGCTCAGAATGACGAAAATTCTGCTGGCTTTTCTGATCGAGGCGAGTGGTGTCAGCGTAATAATTTTCTCTCGCTAATCTGTAAATGTCGTCCTTCGATCCTGTCAGCAGTAACCAGCGTTGCTCATCAGCAATGCCAAGCTCTTGCTGATAGCGATGCAGCTCAGAGGGTGTGTCCATGTCAGGGGTCAAGGTATGAGATAAGAATAGTACCGACTCTTCGTGTCCCACTGATTCGTAGAGCTTCTTTATGCGTCTCATGGTCGACGGGCACATGCCTCCGCAGCGAGCATAGAAAAAATTGGCAAAGACAATGCGATTATTAAGATCAACTCTCGTGACTGTTTTACCGAACTGGTTTGTTAATTTAAATGAGGGGAGTTGGATCAGGTTTTGGCCTTTTCGGTCCCACACAGGATCGAATAATTTTTGGGTAAACCAAGGTAGGCCCTCTCCATCTGCCTGATGACGAGTCAATCCAGAAGCCTTCAGGTTTGCAATCGCTAGATCAAAATCCTGTTCTGGGGATTCACGCTCTAAGCATGCAGTTAGGAAGAAAATGCTTAGATTTACGATGACTACACGCCTATAGTCGAATTGATTTACCATCGGATGCTCCCTTCACTTGCCGGCATAGTCGGCCACCCTTCAATCCCACTTGTTGATCCACTTGGCGACTGGCATTCCAAAATATTTTGCCTTCGTAGCGCCATTGCTTATAAGCCACCTGCCTGCCATGTTCTATCTTAAAGTATTGGGCAATCTTTCCATTATCATGCCATGCCCAGTTCTCGCCGGTGTGTTTGTCATCTTTAAAGTTATAATAGAACCTTTTCTTGCCATTGCGGTGCCATCCACGATGATTGCCATGCTTGAGGTCAGCGGAGTAAAATCGATAGGAAAGTGGTGTTCCATTGGGAAACCATTTTTTTTGCAGCCCGTGGCGCAATCCATCCCGGTATGGAATCCAGGCTTTTATGGCCTTGGAATTCGGGTATCGTTTGATAGCTATCCCGGTAAAATTTTGGTCTTGATAGAGCTTGTGGCGGCCTTGCCTTTGAAGTTTGTTATGGGGGATGGGGTCAGTCTTTGTCTCGCTGCCACCCAGTAGCAAACTCAATACAAAGATCGGAAATATTGCTCTTGCCATGAAACCCTCGATCTAGGTTCTCACGTTAAAAAAATGATATCATACCATTGTAGGAGATGCTTGATTTCAATTCCATCTGAAGGTAAGCCATGGGACTCATTATCAAACATATATTTCGTTTCTCTATTGCTGCGTTAACTGCACTGTCGTTTCAAAGCTGTGATACTGATATTCTTACTACAGACGATGAAGACAGTGCGGAAGAGGATACAACTGTTGATGAACACATTGGGGAAACCAGTGAAACTCCCCCTGAAGGAGAGGTTGAGGCACAACGGAGACCGCGAAACCAATCCGCAACAGGCACCCGTGCTGGTGCCGGTGGAACCGCGACATCTGAAACTGAAGTGGTCGAGTGCTACGGAGATGACACGGACATTGCGGATGATGTTCCCGCTTGGATTCAAAGTAACTTTGCATGTGTTACAGCTTATCTGTCCACCGTCGATGGTGTGGAGTATGTGGTATTCGAGACGGATAATCTACCTAATCACAAATCTCCTTACTGGGGATCGGATAGCGACTACTATGAAGACATTGGCGAAGGCCAAACCCTTCAAAACTTTACTTTTGAAGCCCAGGAGTTAACCCTAAAAGTTCCTACGACTCCAGTGGCATTGTCAAGCCCTCAAGAAGGTTTCGCAGGAATGGTGGGCGTTGCTCTCAACGGCATTGCATTCTATGGTGGTGAGTCTAGCACGGGATCGCTTGATGACGAGTTACTGACTCTTGATTTGGGGCAAGGTCACTCGGCAGGTGGGAGCAAACAGTATCACTATCATGCGGAACCAACAAAGTTTACAGATTACTCTAAGAGCCTCTTAGGTGTGATGATTGACGGCTATCCTATCTATGGCCCCCTAGAGGAGGATGGCTCTGAGCCGGGGACGGGTTCTTACCCGGCGCTAGAGGCGAATTCCTACGGACATACCCACGCGACTTCCGATTTTCCAGATGGCATCTTTCATTATCATATGACTGCTTGGGATACCTCTTCGGACCTTGCGACAGGAGTTGCCTTAGTTCCTCTCTACTACCACGGTGAGGCATCTAGAAGTCAGAAAACAAATTAGATCAAGATCTATTGCCAGTCTTCTAAATCCCAGTAGGAGCGATATCGCTCCTGCATCTCGGGAGCATCTCGCACCTCTACCATAGTATCCCATATCTTATCTGCATAGCCAGGGTAGGTCTTTTGAAGGGCATGGGAGATTATGATGTAATAGGGCTTGGAGCTTATCGGAGGTTCAACTTTTCGAATATTGGGGTGATTGGTGAATAGCTGACCGGATGTTTCATGAGTTACCACACCATCAAGTCTACCAAGGAGTAGTTTCTTTAAGTTAAGTTGATCATTGCGAGCGGTGTCGATGGTTGCTCCTAGCCTCTCAAGTCTATCGATCACAGAGTAGCCAGTGATGGTCCCTAATGGCTTTTTCAGATTTATAAAGCGCTCACCGTCCCAATCCACACCTGAATCTTGAAGGACATACAGGTAGTAGCCATTGGCGTTTACCTTACGGCTTTCGTCCACCGTACCATCAGGTTTTTTGGGAAATAGGCCAACGTCCTCTCGATCTTTTTTGTAGCTTCCTGCACATACAGCATCAAGCTTACCCTGTTGTAACTTTGCTAGGCACCGAGGCCATGGATGTCTTTCGTACCGAACAGGAATTTTGAGCTTTTTAGAAAGCTCTTCTAAAAAGTCAAAGAAGTAGCCTGGAAAGGGCTTATTTTCATCACCAATTTTGCGATAGATTGGAAATTTCTCTTGATTGCCAAGGCAAACGGTGAGGCTTTTGGGCTCTTTGCTTAGGCCTTGGCTTGCATGACACAATGTGATAACGCACCATAATAAACGTCGCATAAGTAGCCCAATAAAAATAAATAACTGCCCAATGATATATTACCCTCAAATAGAAATATTTTCTTGCCTTGCAATACAAATCTATTATTACGATAAGCTCAGTGTTCTTGCTTTCGAATTGACTGAAGCTCGGAAGGGAAACAGCCGTAAAAAGCTTTGGGATAGTATTAGTGACTAGGAAAAAATATGACTCAGCAACAAACCAAAGTTCTTTTAGTAGACGACGAAGAAATGAATGTCTTGATCTTAAAGCGTCGTTTGCTTCGCAAGGGTTTTATCATTGCCCAAGCATGTGATGGTCTTGATGCCATAGATTGTATCCGCGAACGAGGGCAACCAGACCTTGTCTTAATGGATTTGATGATGCCTCGAATGGATGGCTGGGAGGCGACTCGAATGATCAAGAAGAGCCATCCCGATGTTAAAGTGATTGCGGTCAGTGCAAAGGTTGATGAGGACTGTGATTTGGAGGCGAAAGGCTTTGATGCCTTTTGTGCCAAACCAATAAACTTTCAGAAGCTAGCTCTAGCAATAGAGCGAACTTTAGAGTCTCTCGTTGCTTGACAGGTGGCTAGCCTCAGACTGGCTTTCAAGCTGTCGATAACGGGTTTCTACGGCAAAAGTTTCTGTTGTTACGTAGCTTTCTATTTTCTTGATTCTCAAGTCTAGGCTTTCGAACACATAGTCAAGATGGTGGGATGCCTGGGCGTTACTGCGCTTGCGCCGCTCGTCGAGAGAAACATTGGGTAAAACTGCAGTCAAGACGAGATAGATTAGTAAGCTACCAGGGCCCAATACTAAGATTGAAAGAAGACACAGGAACCGTAAGGCGCCAACCTTAATACCTAAGCCTTGCCCCAATCCATAGCAGACCCCAGCAATCTTTCCCTTGCTCCCATCCCGGTAAAATCTCATGATTTTCTCCAACGGGGATACTCCCGATCCAAAATTCTTTCTAGGGTTTGAATCCTATCTTCAAGTAGTCTCGCCTTTTGTTGGAGTTCCTGATACTTGCCCCCGTCGTCATTGGATACTGTGCGACGTGAGCCAAAGACATAGTGGAAAACGATCAGCGGGCAGATCACGAAAATACAAACAATGGCTACGATGGATTCTAGGTTCTCCATTTCTCCTCGACCCTTTCTAATCTGATTTGCCAGCCTTCACCTTTTCCTTAAGGGCTTCCAACTCGGCTTCTACGGACTGTTCATGCTCTAGCTTCTTAAACTTTTCTTCCAAATCAGCTTCGGGTCTATGGGCGATCAAATCACCTTCGAGGCGATCTAAGTCACGCTCCATACGTTCAAACTTGTGAAACGCTCCATCGCTGGAATTGGCTTTGATGATCTGTTTTTGGATCTTGCTTTGGCTTTCGAGCGTAAAGGCACGGGCTTCAATCGCTCGTTTTTTACTTTTGGCCTCATCCAGTTTCTTTTCGAGGGTTTGAATATCCTCTCGGAACTTCTGAAGGTTTTGGTTTAGATCATCCAGCTGACGATGAACGCCTTCATGCTCTTTTTCGATCTTGGACTTCTCAATCAGGGCTGACCGAGCCAGATCTTCTTCGCCTCTCTCGATCGCTAACTCAGCCCGACCCTGCCAAAGTTCAGAGTGGTCCTTCAGCTCAAGTAGTCGGCGTTCAAGGGTCTTCTGATCAGCTACGATCCTCGCTGCCGATGCTTTGACATCGAAGAGGGTTTCTTCCATCTCTCGAATCATTAGGCGTACCATTTTAACTGGATCTTCGGCTTTATCAAGGAGAGCGGTAATATTTGCATTAACAATATCAGTAAATCTGGAAAAAATTCCCATAATATTAACTCCTCAGCTTAGAGTACTATAGCTATCAAACGCTAAAATTTTTGTAACTGTAAAAAACGACTAACAGAGGCAAAAGGGCTGTCGCAAGGCCAATCATGCTCATCTGCCATGGGCAAAGAAAAAGCTTTCCTGGGTCCAAGGCTGCTTGAGCTGTTCGAATTGCTTTCTTCATCGTATTTACTCCTAAAAGGATGGTGGAATTCAAACACACCTTCCGTAAAGCAAGGGGAGTGCCAATTCATAACTACCTAAAAATACATAGTTTTATCAATTAATCCTTGCTGAGTTGGTGATATTAGCCGATTGATTAGCTTACTTGGCTATTCTAGTGGTAGGGCTCTCAATGAACCAAGAAGCGATCGGCGAATCTGAAGTGTTTACAGCGATGATGGAACAGACCTCCGATCTTGCAAAAATCCATCGGCCAGTGATCGTTTTCGGGGAGCGAGGCGTCGGCAAGGAACTGGTGGCTGATCGCCTTCATTATCACGCACCATGGTGGACCGAGCCCTTTATCAAAGTAAACTGTGGGACTCTTGGTGGCAGCTTGCTCGATGCGGAGCTGTTCGGCTACGAAGCCGGTGCGTTCACAGGGGCAGATAAGAAGCGCTTGGGCAAAATCGAGGCTGCAGATGGTGGAACGCTTTTTCTAGATGAGATCGCTTTGGCCTCGAAGCAGGTTCAAGAGAAGCTTCTTAGAGTGATCGAATACGGCGAGTTCTATCGGCTTTCGTCGAATCGACCAGTGAAGGTCAGTATTCGGCTTGTGGTAGCGAGCAATCAGCACCTGCAAGCTTTGGTAGATCGAAAGGAATTCCTTCCTGATCTTTATGATCGTCTTTGCTTCGACATGATAGAGATTCCCCCTTTGAGAGACAGAGGCAGTGATATTCGGCTTCTGGCAGAATACTTTATTCGTAGATTCTGTCTCGATTTTGACATTCCTCCACCAGTGATTGAAGAAAGCGCTTGGCAGCAGCTCTATCAGCACCAATGGCCAGGCAATATTCGAGAGCTTAAGAATGTAGTCGAGAGGACTGTATTTGGCAGTCGAGATCAGGGCCATATAGTCTCATGGCGTCAGGTTAGCAAGCCCAGCGGGTCTCCCGAAACACCTCGCAAGAACGAGCAGTCCTCGGTTCAAAAGTCATTTACCGATCATGTGGAAGATTTTGAGAGAGGCTTGATCGAGACGGCTCTAACGAGTTGCCATGGCAGCCAAAAGCTAGCCGCCGAGCATCTAAAGTTGAGTTACCATCAGTTCCGGGGGCTTCTTCGCAAATATGGTTACAAAAAGTAGGGTCTAACCTCAGTTATATGGGGCATTTTTCATGATGGCTTCTTCAAAGGGTCCATCTCTGGTGGAGGCGGGGCTTTGGTCTGATTTGAGTCGGGAATTAAGCGAGCAATATCAATTTGATTCTTACGGCTTTGAATATTTGCTATGGCTTCTGTGAACTCCTGAATTGCTTTACTTTTTTGGTATTTGGCGGGCAGGTTGACAAAGATATTGCTGATCGCAATATCGATTGCCTTAAGATAATTGGACGCGGTTGGCTCAATCAAACCCCTGAGCCTATCTTGCTCCTCACGTCGAATGCGCATGAGTTCACTTTCCCAGCGACTGGGATCAGGAACCTCTTTTTTCACTCTTTCCGCGTACCGATGTGCTTCTGTGCGAATGGAGTCCGCCTCGCGATGAGCCTCTGATAATATAGACTTTAATGTTTCTTCGATGTTCTTGGCTCGCTGGCGGGAGGTCTCAACAATTTGTAAGGCGATGGCCTCAGCATCACTGATCACCTTTTCAGCAGATTTCTGAGAATTTTGAGTGATATTGGCTTCATGAGCGCGTAATTCTTCCATCTTAAAGTTATATTCGCTCTTGGCTGATTCCAGAATGGCTTCGGCTCGTTCGCGAGCGCTAGCCAAAATGCTTTGACCATATTCCTCATGTTTCTCACGTTCTTGAGTCAGTTGCTCTTCTGCCGCTTTCACCTTACGACTGAACTTTTCCTCAAGTTCACGCTCTTTTCGAATCAATTCGTTCTGTGTCTGAGCCACAAGGTTGTCGGCCTTTTCCTGAGCCTCTCGGACGAGCTTGCTGCTCTTTGTATTAGCAAGATTGATTTTTTGCTCATTGTCCTCATCAACAGATTCAATCTTATCTTGAGCTTCTTGTTTGGCTTTATCGACGATTTCTTCGGCATTTCGTTTTGCTTCAGCCATCATCTGCTTGAGTTCTGCTAGGCTAGTATTCTTCTCTTTGAGGAAGGCGATCTCGGAGCTGTGAGTTCGTCGGCGTACATCTTCAGCCTCCAGTTGAGCTGTGCGAACTATCTCTGCTGCTTTATCCTCTGCCTCAGTGATGAGTCTCTTGGCAGCAGATTCAGATTCACGATGAACCTCAAGCACCGTATGCTCAGTTGCCTTTACCATCGCTTCACTTTTATTTCGTGCATCCTGGAGCATACGATTTACTTGCTCCTCTGCTTTTCGGCGCTTTTCGTGAAACTCAACTTCAAAAGCCCGTGTTTCTGTTTTCCGGCGATCAATAAGTTCTTGGTCAAGGGCTTTTGCTTCTTGTTCGAGTTGACTTCTGAACTTCTCAAACTCTCGCTGTAGTCGTTCTTCTTCTTCCTGAAGTTCCGATCGGATCGATTTGACCTTATCGTCAGCATACTCTTTTTCTGCTGTGATAACCTGTTGACTCTTCTTTTGCCTGATCTCGACTGTTTCTGCTAGCGTTCGAATCTGTTCTTTTAAATTTTCTAGGTCTTGATAGTGCTTGCTAACCTCAATTTCTAG
This genomic window contains:
- the pspB gene encoding envelope stress response membrane protein PspB, which produces MENLESIVAIVCIFVICPLIVFHYVFGSRRTVSNDDGGKYQELQQKARLLEDRIQTLERILDREYPRWRKS
- a CDS encoding response regulator, producing the protein MTQQQTKVLLVDDEEMNVLILKRRLLRKGFIIAQACDGLDAIDCIRERGQPDLVLMDLMMPRMDGWEATRMIKKSHPDVKVIAVSAKVDEDCDLEAKGFDAFCAKPINFQKLALAIERTLESLVA
- a CDS encoding toxin-antitoxin system YwqK family antitoxin, which translates into the protein MARAIFPIFVLSLLLGGSETKTDPIPHNKLQRQGRHKLYQDQNFTGIAIKRYPNSKAIKAWIPYRDGLRHGLQKKWFPNGTPLSYRFYSADLKHGNHRGWHRNGKKRFYYNFKDDKHTGENWAWHDNGKIAQYFKIEHGRQVAYKQWRYEGKIFWNASRQVDQQVGLKGGRLCRQVKGASDGKSIRL
- a CDS encoding PspC domain-containing protein, producing the protein MRFYRDGSKGKIAGVCYGLGQGLGIKVGALRFLCLLSILVLGPGSLLIYLVLTAVLPNVSLDERRKRSNAQASHHLDYVFESLDLRIKKIESYVTTETFAVETRYRQLESQSEASHLSSNERL
- a CDS encoding PspA/IM30 family protein gives rise to the protein MGIFSRFTDIVNANITALLDKAEDPVKMVRLMIREMEETLFDVKASAARIVADQKTLERRLLELKDHSELWQGRAELAIERGEEDLARSALIEKSKIEKEHEGVHRQLDDLNQNLQKFREDIQTLEKKLDEAKSKKRAIEARAFTLESQSKIQKQIIKANSSDGAFHKFERMERDLDRLEGDLIAHRPEADLEEKFKKLEHEQSVEAELEALKEKVKAGKSD
- a CDS encoding YHYH protein, translating into MGLIIKHIFRFSIAALTALSFQSCDTDILTTDDEDSAEEDTTVDEHIGETSETPPEGEVEAQRRPRNQSATGTRAGAGGTATSETEVVECYGDDTDIADDVPAWIQSNFACVTAYLSTVDGVEYVVFETDNLPNHKSPYWGSDSDYYEDIGEGQTLQNFTFEAQELTLKVPTTPVALSSPQEGFAGMVGVALNGIAFYGGESSTGSLDDELLTLDLGQGHSAGGSKQYHYHAEPTKFTDYSKSLLGVMIDGYPIYGPLEEDGSEPGTGSYPALEANSYGHTHATSDFPDGIFHYHMTAWDTSSDLATGVALVPLYYHGEASRSQKTN
- a CDS encoding SCO family protein, translated to MVNQFDYRRVVIVNLSIFFLTACLERESPEQDFDLAIANLKASGLTRHQADGEGLPWFTQKLFDPVWDRKGQNLIQLPSFKLTNQFGKTVTRVDLNNRIVFANFFYARCGGMCPSTMRRIKKLYESVGHEESVLFLSHTLTPDMDTPSELHRYQQELGIADEQRWLLLTGSKDDIYRLARENYYADTTRLDQKSQQNFRHSEHLYLFDREGYLRGIYNSKNPMAMKRAAKDYKALL
- a CDS encoding sigma 54-interacting transcriptional regulator, whose translation is MNQEAIGESEVFTAMMEQTSDLAKIHRPVIVFGERGVGKELVADRLHYHAPWWTEPFIKVNCGTLGGSLLDAELFGYEAGAFTGADKKRLGKIEAADGGTLFLDEIALASKQVQEKLLRVIEYGEFYRLSSNRPVKVSIRLVVASNQHLQALVDRKEFLPDLYDRLCFDMIEIPPLRDRGSDIRLLAEYFIRRFCLDFDIPPPVIEESAWQQLYQHQWPGNIRELKNVVERTVFGSRDQGHIVSWRQVSKPSGSPETPRKNEQSSVQKSFTDHVEDFERGLIETALTSCHGSQKLAAEHLKLSYHQFRGLLRKYGYKK
- a CDS encoding substrate-binding periplasmic protein, which gives rise to MRRLLWCVITLCHASQGLSKEPKSLTVCLGNQEKFPIYRKIGDENKPFPGYFFDFLEELSKKLKIPVRYERHPWPRCLAKLQQGKLDAVCAGSYKKDREDVGLFPKKPDGTVDESRKVNANGYYLYVLQDSGVDWDGERFINLKKPLGTITGYSVIDRLERLGATIDTARNDQLNLKKLLLGRLDGVVTHETSGQLFTNHPNIRKVEPPISSKPYYIIISHALQKTYPGYADKIWDTMVEVRDAPEMQERYRSYWDLEDWQ